In a single window of the Agromyces sp. H17E-10 genome:
- a CDS encoding alpha/beta hydrolase: protein MKSTEVEFYSEGDRIAAIWRTPDEVAGPLRAIVQGPGWLGLKDAKLYVRYHEALTAAGFGVLVFDYRGFGDSAGDRGILSPARQLQDLVNAVTYLTTRDDVDGDAIGAFGTGGTGGGNSVLLADADPRVKAAVSQVPVADGTDWLHRMRQEHEWLAFLAALEEDRRLRVATGAGRLVHPREEIMVPTPERRATNIKADVDDKIPSAIPLSCADEILAYKPIDAASRLETPLLVIGVEGDATTPTDHAERLYAAAKGPKQLIMQRHTTHYAAYDRYWTETTPLIVDWLDRYVRPSDVEVRTTRSPGQGEIAERLEAPVEATRLEAVR from the coding sequence ATGAAGAGCACCGAGGTCGAGTTCTACAGCGAAGGCGATCGCATCGCCGCGATCTGGCGAACGCCCGACGAGGTCGCGGGGCCGCTGCGCGCGATCGTGCAGGGCCCGGGCTGGCTCGGTCTCAAGGACGCGAAGCTCTACGTGCGCTACCACGAGGCGCTCACGGCCGCCGGCTTCGGCGTGCTCGTCTTCGACTACCGCGGCTTCGGCGACTCGGCGGGCGACCGCGGCATCCTCTCGCCGGCGCGCCAGCTGCAGGACCTCGTGAACGCCGTCACCTACCTCACCACTCGCGACGACGTCGACGGCGACGCGATCGGCGCCTTCGGCACGGGCGGCACGGGCGGCGGCAACTCCGTGCTCCTCGCCGATGCCGACCCCCGCGTGAAGGCCGCCGTGAGCCAGGTTCCCGTCGCCGACGGCACGGACTGGCTGCACCGCATGCGTCAGGAGCACGAGTGGCTCGCCTTCCTCGCCGCGCTCGAGGAGGACCGGCGCCTCCGCGTCGCCACCGGCGCCGGGCGCCTCGTGCACCCCCGCGAGGAGATCATGGTGCCCACCCCAGAGCGCCGCGCGACGAACATCAAGGCCGACGTCGACGACAAGATCCCGAGCGCCATCCCGCTCTCCTGCGCCGACGAGATCCTCGCGTACAAGCCCATCGACGCGGCATCCCGCCTCGAGACCCCACTGCTCGTGATCGGCGTCGAGGGCGACGCGACCACCCCGACCGATCACGCCGAGCGCCTCTACGCCGCGGCGAAGGGGCCCAAGCAGCTCATCATGCAGCGGCACACCACCCACTACGCGGCATACGACCGCTACTGGACCGAGACCACCCCGCTGATCGTCGACTGGCTCGACCGCTACGTGCGGCCGAGCGACGTCGAGGTCCGCACCACGCGCTCGCCCGGACAGGGCGAGATCGCAGAACGACTGGAGGCGCCCGTGGAGGCAACGCGTTTGGAGGCCGTGCGATGA
- the fgd gene encoding glucose-6-phosphate dehydrogenase (coenzyme-F420): MTLTLGYKASAEQFDPRELVEIAVAAEGHGMESVFTSDHFQPWRHTGGHAPFSLAWMAAVGERTSTVKIGTSVMTPTFRYNPAVLAQAFASLGVLYPDRIIAGFGSGEALNEIATGFQGAGEQEWPEFRERYARLRESVRLMRALWKEEGQVSFDGEYYSTHDASIYDRPADAVPIYIAAGGPQVAKYAGRAGDGFICTSGKGAELYVDQLMPAVREGLAARDDGRTFDEYDRMIEIKLSYEEDLDTALDNTRFWSPLSLSKEQKHDITDPVEMERAADALPIEQIAKRWIVGTDPDQVAEQIGQYMDWGFNHLVFHAPGHDQRRFLELFERDLAPRLRAR; the protein is encoded by the coding sequence ATGACCCTCACCCTCGGATACAAGGCCAGCGCCGAGCAGTTCGACCCCCGCGAGCTCGTCGAGATCGCCGTCGCGGCCGAAGGACACGGCATGGAGTCGGTGTTCACGAGCGACCACTTCCAACCGTGGCGGCACACGGGCGGGCACGCGCCGTTCTCGCTCGCGTGGATGGCCGCGGTCGGCGAGCGCACCTCGACCGTGAAGATCGGTACGAGCGTGATGACGCCGACGTTCCGCTACAACCCGGCCGTGCTCGCGCAGGCGTTCGCCTCGCTCGGCGTGCTCTACCCCGACCGCATCATCGCGGGCTTCGGCTCGGGCGAGGCGCTCAACGAGATCGCGACCGGGTTCCAGGGCGCGGGCGAGCAGGAGTGGCCCGAGTTCCGCGAGCGCTACGCGCGGCTGCGCGAGTCGGTGCGGCTGATGCGCGCCCTCTGGAAGGAGGAGGGCCAGGTCAGCTTCGACGGCGAGTACTACTCGACGCACGACGCCTCGATCTACGACCGACCGGCCGACGCGGTGCCGATCTACATCGCGGCCGGCGGCCCGCAGGTCGCGAAGTACGCCGGCCGTGCCGGCGACGGCTTCATCTGCACGTCGGGGAAGGGCGCCGAGCTCTACGTCGACCAGCTCATGCCCGCCGTGCGCGAGGGGCTGGCCGCCCGCGACGACGGCCGCACCTTCGACGAGTACGACCGCATGATCGAGATCAAGCTCTCGTACGAGGAGGACCTCGACACGGCGCTCGACAACACCCGGTTCTGGTCGCCGCTCTCGCTCTCCAAGGAGCAGAAGCACGACATCACCGACCCCGTCGAGATGGAGCGGGCGGCCGACGCGCTGCCGATCGAGCAGATCGCGAAGCGCTGGATCGTCGGCACCGACCCCGACCAGGTCGCCGAGCAGATCGGGCAGTACATGGACTGGGGCTTCAACCACCTCGTGTTCCACGCGCCCGGCCACGACCAGCGCCGGTTCCTCGAGTTGTTCGAGCGCGACCTCGCGCCGCGGCTGCGGGCGCGATAG
- a CDS encoding ABC transporter ATP-binding protein, whose protein sequence is MSLDLSRVRFDRAGRTIIDGVDATVPGGALTALVGPNGAGKSTLLHLVAAVERASAGELALDGRSLPGMRRRERARLVALAEQQGEVDAQLAVEASVLLGRTPHLGAFAATGPADREIAARALEAVGAAAFARRPVAELSGGERQRVVLARALAQEPELLLVDEPTNHLDLSAQLTTLELLAGLARDGLTVVAALHDLSHAAAYADHVIVLAAGRVVAAGSPDEVLTAELVERVYGVRAEVVAHPITGRPLIAVAARGGPSQRPSTIPQIHAEPVHKSTHPHLVPSSAPRA, encoded by the coding sequence ATGAGCCTCGACCTCTCGCGCGTGCGCTTCGACCGCGCCGGGCGCACGATCATCGACGGCGTCGACGCGACCGTGCCGGGCGGCGCGCTGACCGCGCTCGTCGGCCCGAACGGCGCGGGCAAGTCGACGCTGCTGCACCTCGTCGCGGCCGTCGAGCGCGCCTCGGCCGGCGAGCTCGCCCTCGACGGGCGTTCACTGCCCGGGATGCGACGCCGCGAGCGCGCCCGACTGGTGGCCCTCGCAGAGCAACAGGGCGAGGTCGACGCGCAACTCGCCGTCGAGGCATCCGTGCTGCTCGGACGCACCCCGCACCTCGGCGCCTTCGCGGCCACGGGACCTGCCGATCGCGAGATCGCGGCGCGGGCGCTCGAGGCCGTCGGCGCTGCGGCCTTCGCGCGCCGCCCGGTGGCCGAGCTGTCGGGCGGCGAGCGCCAGCGGGTCGTGCTCGCGCGCGCCCTCGCGCAAGAGCCCGAACTCCTGCTCGTCGACGAGCCGACGAACCACCTCGACCTCTCGGCGCAGCTCACGACGCTCGAGCTGCTCGCCGGGCTCGCGCGCGACGGGCTCACCGTCGTCGCGGCGCTGCACGATCTCTCGCATGCCGCCGCGTACGCCGATCACGTGATCGTGCTCGCCGCCGGTCGCGTCGTCGCCGCCGGCTCCCCCGACGAGGTGCTCACGGCCGAGCTCGTCGAGCGGGTCTACGGCGTGCGGGCGGAGGTCGTCGCGCACCCGATCACCGGTCGACCGCTCATCGCCGTCGCGGCGCGCGGGGGCCCTTCGCAGAGGCCGTCCACCATTCCACAGATCCACGCCGAACCGGTCCACAAGTCCACACATCCACACCTCGTACCGAGCAGTGCCCCGCGGGCGTAG
- a CDS encoding DUF6194 family protein, translated as MSIDEITEYVESLGDVLTLRPQPGDGTPEIAWGDRFFYFAPDGVVPPGQPFATIVTKDYPDEPPAGLGDGVFRVNIDAGRRGQEQVDDPTRRDVVAPHPAYGHLGWVAVVEPGERTADELHDLLRDAHAAAKRRWERRRG; from the coding sequence ATGAGTATCGATGAGATCACCGAGTACGTCGAGTCCCTCGGGGATGTGCTCACGCTCCGCCCGCAGCCCGGCGACGGCACGCCCGAGATCGCCTGGGGCGACCGGTTCTTCTACTTCGCGCCCGACGGCGTCGTCCCGCCGGGCCAGCCGTTCGCCACGATCGTGACGAAGGACTACCCCGACGAGCCGCCGGCCGGCCTCGGCGACGGCGTCTTCCGGGTCAACATCGACGCCGGACGCCGTGGACAGGAGCAGGTCGACGACCCGACCCGACGAGACGTCGTGGCCCCGCATCCCGCGTACGGCCACCTCGGCTGGGTCGCCGTCGTCGAGCCGGGCGAGCGCACGGCCGACGAGCTGCACGACCTGCTCCGCGACGCGCACGCCGCCGCGAAGCGCCGATGGGAGCGCCGCCGGGGTTGA
- a CDS encoding nucleoside/nucleotide kinase family protein has translation MTPIQAGPLPTIEWIADEFLHNARRGRRLVAVDGADPEASTRLADELAAAIAARLTTAGNSGDDTSGTGTAVVRRSVGAVDETVLRADLVDPFRARTLPGAEGDDVVLGVDGQHLLDDAVRGVWHYSVWTLAGDELPNSGASVIVDVTDPDRPTRYYYDFCAIPPSVNRPGLH, from the coding sequence ATGACTCCGATCCAGGCTGGACCGCTGCCGACGATCGAGTGGATCGCCGACGAGTTCCTGCACAACGCCCGCCGCGGCCGACGCCTCGTCGCGGTGGACGGTGCCGACCCCGAGGCATCCACCCGGCTGGCCGACGAGTTGGCGGCGGCGATCGCCGCACGCCTGACCACGGCCGGCAACAGCGGTGACGACACCAGCGGCACCGGCACCGCCGTGGTGCGCCGTAGCGTCGGCGCCGTCGACGAGACAGTGCTCCGGGCCGACCTCGTCGACCCGTTCCGGGCGCGAACCCTGCCGGGCGCCGAGGGCGACGACGTCGTGCTCGGCGTCGACGGGCAGCACCTGCTCGATGATGCGGTGCGCGGCGTCTGGCACTACTCGGTGTGGACGCTCGCGGGCGACGAGCTGCCGAACTCGGGAGCTTCGGTGATCGTCGACGTCACCGACCCCGACCGGCCGACCCGCTACTACTACGACTTCTGCGCGATCCCGCCGAGCGTGAACCGGCCCGGGCTGCACTGA
- a CDS encoding MerR family transcriptional regulator translates to MRTAEVAERTGYSIQQVRKLEAAGVLPPAPRSSSAYREYDERHVAFAVAYRALTAAMGPTEARLVVLDAHRDRAAMLGRLDAAHAGLHREREELALARRAVETIRDEPFGDIRLTDAMTIGELAEALGLRTSTLRHWEDERLLWPLRGSHGDRIYAPADVRDARLVHQLRLAGYRIPPLRELLPSLREAGGAEAALVEREQSIVVRSSALFDATVALQRAVSVRRPADASA, encoded by the coding sequence ATGCGCACCGCTGAGGTCGCCGAGCGAACCGGGTACTCGATCCAGCAGGTGCGCAAGCTCGAGGCGGCGGGGGTGCTGCCGCCCGCGCCGCGGTCCTCGAGCGCATACCGCGAGTACGACGAGCGGCACGTCGCATTCGCCGTCGCGTACCGCGCGCTGACCGCTGCGATGGGCCCGACCGAAGCGCGCCTCGTCGTGCTCGACGCCCACCGCGACCGCGCGGCGATGCTCGGCCGGCTCGACGCGGCGCACGCGGGGCTGCATCGCGAGCGCGAGGAGCTGGCGCTCGCACGCCGAGCGGTGGAGACGATCCGCGATGAGCCGTTCGGCGACATTCGGCTGACCGACGCGATGACCATCGGCGAGCTCGCCGAGGCGCTCGGCCTGCGCACCTCGACGCTGCGCCACTGGGAGGACGAGCGGCTGCTTTGGCCCCTGCGCGGATCGCACGGTGATCGCATCTACGCCCCCGCCGACGTGCGCGATGCGCGGCTCGTGCACCAGCTCCGGCTGGCCGGCTACCGCATCCCGCCGCTGCGGGAGCTCCTGCCGTCGCTCCGCGAGGCGGGCGGTGCCGAGGCGGCGCTCGTCGAGCGCGAGCAGAGCATCGTCGTGCGCTCGAGCGCGCTGTTCGACGCCACCGTGGCGCTGCAGCGGGCGGTCTCGGTCCGCCGACCGGCAGATGCTTCGGCCTGA
- the ggt gene encoding gamma-glutamyltransferase → MVNVERGRFTAARSILAIAAAVSLAAFAAPTAATASTAATGTPATGTAVNGRPAPPAPSTSTGFGGAVSSVDASASAIGLDVLRDGGNAVDAAVATAAALGVTEPYSAGIGGGGYFVYFDAATGEVTTIDGRETAPAAMQSDAFIDPATGAPYAFADAVSSGLSVGTPGTLATWEAALDEYGTASLRDTLQPAILLATKGFTVDQTFRDQTLSNKDRFAAFPDTAELFLPGGDAPKVGSVFKNLDLARTMRQIALQGTDVFYEGPIADEMAAVAQHPITAPDATLPAYPGYLTADDLAGYEVIERAPTHIEYRGLDVYGMAPSSSGGTTVGESLNILENYDLAGADSVQALHLYLEATAHAFADRNAYVGDPAFVDVPTETLLSQDFADARACVIDPDAASVKPVAPAPLDAAGCEAVAADDPVDTENISTTHLSVVDRWGNAVAYTLTIEQTGGSGMTVPGRGFLLNNELTDFSFVPNPADPNIVEPGKRPRSSISPTIVLDDGDVRYVVGSPGGSTIITTVAQVLMNRIDLGMTLPEAVAAPRASQRNTAAVTAEPAFRAEYEAALAAYGHTFTTSAEIGAVAAIEVGDDGLMTAVAEPARRGGGTGLVVEPAG, encoded by the coding sequence ATGGTCAACGTCGAGCGCGGCCGGTTCACGGCCGCCCGCAGCATCCTCGCCATCGCCGCCGCCGTCTCGCTCGCGGCGTTCGCCGCGCCGACAGCGGCAACAGCAAGCACCGCGGCAACAGGCACCCCGGCGACGGGCACCGCCGTCAACGGCCGTCCGGCACCACCGGCTCCGTCGACCTCGACCGGGTTCGGCGGCGCCGTCTCGTCGGTGGACGCCTCGGCGAGCGCCATCGGTCTCGACGTGCTCCGCGACGGCGGCAACGCCGTCGACGCAGCCGTCGCGACCGCGGCGGCCCTCGGCGTGACCGAGCCGTACAGCGCGGGCATCGGCGGCGGCGGCTACTTCGTCTACTTCGACGCCGCCACCGGCGAGGTGACCACGATCGACGGCCGCGAGACCGCGCCGGCCGCGATGCAGAGCGACGCGTTCATCGATCCCGCGACGGGCGCGCCGTACGCCTTCGCCGACGCGGTGTCGTCGGGGCTCTCGGTCGGCACCCCCGGCACGCTCGCCACCTGGGAGGCTGCGCTCGACGAGTACGGCACCGCGTCGCTGCGCGACACGTTGCAGCCGGCGATCCTGCTGGCGACGAAGGGGTTCACGGTCGATCAGACGTTCCGCGACCAGACCCTTTCGAACAAGGACCGGTTCGCCGCCTTCCCCGACACCGCCGAGCTGTTCCTTCCGGGCGGTGACGCCCCGAAGGTCGGCAGCGTCTTCAAGAACCTCGACCTCGCGCGCACGATGCGCCAGATCGCACTGCAGGGCACCGACGTCTTCTACGAGGGCCCGATCGCCGACGAGATGGCCGCGGTCGCGCAGCATCCGATCACGGCGCCCGATGCGACGCTCCCGGCCTACCCGGGCTACCTGACCGCCGACGATCTGGCCGGCTACGAGGTGATCGAGCGGGCGCCGACCCACATCGAGTACCGTGGCCTCGACGTGTACGGCATGGCGCCGTCGTCGTCGGGCGGCACGACCGTGGGCGAGTCGCTCAACATCCTCGAGAACTACGACCTCGCCGGCGCCGACTCCGTGCAGGCGCTGCACCTCTACCTCGAGGCCACCGCCCACGCCTTCGCCGACCGCAATGCCTACGTCGGCGACCCTGCGTTCGTCGACGTGCCGACCGAGACCCTGCTCAGCCAGGACTTCGCCGACGCCAGGGCCTGCGTGATCGATCCGGATGCCGCGTCGGTGAAGCCCGTCGCGCCCGCACCGCTCGACGCGGCGGGGTGCGAGGCGGTCGCGGCCGACGACCCGGTCGACACCGAGAACATCTCGACGACGCACCTGTCGGTCGTCGACCGCTGGGGCAACGCCGTGGCGTACACGCTCACGATCGAGCAGACCGGCGGGTCGGGCATGACGGTGCCGGGTCGCGGGTTCCTGCTCAACAACGAGCTCACCGACTTCAGCTTCGTGCCGAACCCGGCCGACCCGAACATCGTCGAGCCCGGCAAGCGGCCCCGCTCGTCGATCTCGCCGACCATCGTGCTCGACGACGGCGATGTGCGCTACGTCGTCGGCTCGCCCGGCGGTTCGACGATCATCACGACGGTCGCGCAGGTGCTCATGAACCGCATCGACCTCGGCATGACGCTGCCCGAGGCGGTCGCGGCCCCGCGCGCCTCGCAGCGCAACACCGCCGCGGTGACGGCCGAGCCGGCGTTCCGTGCGGAGTACGAGGCGGCCCTCGCGGCCTACGGTCACACGTTCACGACCTCGGCCGAGATCGGCGCCGTCGCAGCGATCGAGGTCGGCGACGACGGCCTCATGACCGCGGTCGCCGAACCCGCGCGTCGCGGCGGCGGAACCGGGCTGGTGGTCGAACCGGCGGGGTGA
- the cofC gene encoding 2-phospho-L-lactate guanylyltransferase translates to MNGEIRDAAAGVDGRVESSGQVVPSRWTVVIPVKAFAAAKTRLGPVVPAEARAALARAFALDTIHAAQEARSVDRVIVITGEIGLGTPLPEGVEVVGEPDAAGSRLGDDDGRAVPGRSSLDTAIDAGVALARTDSDVPVAVLLGDLPSLRTSELEFALDAAARHPLAFIADADGTGTTLATAGAGVPMRPAFGEQSASRHREAGFADLAGSAPFVSLRRDVDTVEALERALQLGVGPRTAEAVAALADGPLPHAGAGPAASHRPD, encoded by the coding sequence ATGAACGGCGAGATCCGGGATGCCGCGGCCGGGGTCGACGGCCGGGTCGAATCGTCGGGCCAGGTGGTGCCGAGCCGCTGGACCGTCGTGATCCCGGTCAAGGCGTTCGCCGCCGCCAAGACACGGCTCGGGCCCGTCGTGCCCGCCGAGGCGCGCGCCGCACTGGCGAGGGCATTCGCGCTCGACACGATCCACGCCGCCCAGGAGGCGCGGTCGGTCGATCGCGTCATCGTGATCACGGGCGAGATCGGACTCGGCACGCCCCTGCCCGAGGGCGTCGAGGTCGTCGGCGAACCGGATGCCGCCGGGTCGCGTCTCGGTGACGACGACGGTCGCGCCGTCCCAGGGCGGTCGAGCCTCGACACGGCGATCGACGCGGGCGTCGCCCTCGCGAGAACGGATAGCGACGTTCCCGTCGCGGTGCTGCTCGGCGACCTGCCGTCGCTCCGCACGAGCGAACTCGAGTTCGCGCTCGACGCCGCTGCGCGGCATCCGCTCGCCTTCATCGCCGATGCCGACGGAACCGGCACCACGCTCGCGACCGCCGGCGCGGGCGTACCCATGCGCCCGGCCTTCGGTGAGCAGTCGGCCTCGCGACACCGCGAGGCCGGGTTCGCCGACCTCGCGGGCAGCGCGCCCTTCGTGAGCCTGCGCCGCGACGTCGACACCGTCGAAGCGCTCGAACGCGCGCTCCAGCTCGGTGTCGGCCCGCGCACCGCCGAGGCGGTCGCCGCGCTCGCCGACGGGCCGCTGCCGCATGCGGGCGCCGGCCCCGCAGCATCCCATCGGCCCGACTGA
- a CDS encoding putative F420-0 ABC transporter permease subunit, with protein sequence MSDSRVEERPTQEDASRNRGLEPRPRVEERPTQEDASRNPAPEGFETSLRSSSTRSRSARPLLWGIGLAVLLLVSMVVAVTIGPAALSPADVLASVGAHLGFGESTLSPLRDGIVWQLRMPRVLTAAAVGAGLALCGAVMQAITRNPLADPYLLGLSSGASVGAVVVLVLGWSLMLPVAAFAGAIVALLATLGLALGAGRAGGGAGSGGARLSPTATVLAGVAVTSVFGAITSLVIFWSATNDSYREILNWLLGSLSGTDWTSFAIAGIALVVVGLPLIASARTLDAFAVGETGAAALGIDVGRSRVLLLGGTALLTGALVAVSGAIGFVGLILPHAVRLIVGPGHRALLPLSALAGAIFLVWADTGARTLFDPRELPVGILTALIGGPVFAWLLLRRRSAS encoded by the coding sequence ATGTCGGACTCGCGGGTTGAGGAGCGCCCGACGCAGGAGGACGCGTCTCGAAACCGCGGGCTCGAACCCCGCCCGCGGGTTGAGGAGCGCCCGACGCAGGAGGACGCGTCTCGAAACCCTGCCCCCGAGGGTTTCGAGACGTCGCTCCGCTCCTCCTCAACCCGCTCCCGCTCCGCCCGCCCCCTCCTCTGGGGCATCGGCCTCGCCGTGCTGCTCCTCGTCTCGATGGTCGTCGCCGTCACGATCGGCCCTGCGGCCCTCTCGCCCGCCGACGTGCTCGCGAGCGTCGGCGCCCACCTCGGATTCGGCGAGTCGACGCTCTCGCCGCTGCGCGACGGCATCGTCTGGCAACTGCGCATGCCCCGCGTGCTCACGGCTGCCGCGGTCGGCGCCGGACTCGCCCTCTGCGGCGCCGTCATGCAGGCGATCACCCGCAACCCGCTCGCCGACCCCTACCTGCTCGGCCTGTCGTCGGGTGCGTCGGTCGGCGCGGTCGTGGTGCTGGTGCTCGGCTGGTCGCTCATGCTGCCGGTCGCGGCCTTCGCCGGCGCGATCGTCGCCCTGCTCGCGACGCTCGGGCTCGCGCTCGGCGCGGGCCGGGCGGGCGGTGGCGCCGGATCGGGCGGGGCACGACTCTCACCGACGGCGACCGTGCTCGCGGGCGTCGCCGTGACGAGCGTGTTCGGTGCGATCACGAGCCTCGTCATCTTCTGGAGCGCGACGAACGACAGCTACCGCGAGATCCTCAACTGGCTGCTCGGGTCGCTCTCGGGCACCGACTGGACCTCGTTCGCGATCGCCGGCATCGCACTCGTCGTCGTCGGCCTGCCGCTCATCGCGAGCGCCCGCACGCTCGACGCCTTCGCGGTCGGCGAGACGGGCGCCGCCGCCCTCGGCATCGACGTCGGCCGCAGCCGCGTGCTCCTGCTCGGCGGCACGGCGCTGCTGACGGGCGCACTGGTCGCCGTGAGCGGAGCGATCGGCTTCGTCGGCCTCATCCTGCCGCACGCCGTGCGACTCATCGTCGGCCCCGGCCACCGCGCGCTGCTGCCGTTGTCGGCGCTCGCCGGCGCGATCTTCCTCGTGTGGGCCGACACCGGCGCGCGCACCCTGTTCGATCCGCGCGAGTTGCCGGTCGGCATCCTCACCGCCCTCATCGGCGGCCCGGTGTTCGCCTGGCTGCTGCTGCGCAGAAGGAGCGCGTCATGA
- a CDS encoding putative F420-0 ABC transporter substrate-binding protein, translating into MHRHALPLTPQVGRVGAQRRIETTRRAARLALPLAAVALLAGCAAPANAGPAGADAANDAGTEASGYPLTLDNCGTEVTFDAAPERVVTVKSSTLELMLALGLEDKVVGTAFADGPVPDEYADAAAGLDVLSDKVPSQEATLAVEPDLVYAGWESNLSAEGAGERDALAALGVASYVAPAACKEEGYMPDPLTFDEVFREFEEAGAIFGVPDRATELVDAQRTALEAISPSDAGLTALWYSSGDDQPFVGAGIGAPQMIMDAAGLENVAADVHDTWTAMSWEAVVEANPDVIVLVDAPWNTADAKIAALESNPATAALPAVQAKRYVVVDFPSTEAGVRNVDAVASIVDQLGSLEG; encoded by the coding sequence ATGCACCGCCACGCCCTGCCCCTCACCCCCCAGGTCGGTCGAGTAGGCGCGCAGCGCCGTATCGAGACCACCCGGCGAGCCGCGCGCCTCGCGCTCCCGCTCGCCGCCGTCGCCCTGCTCGCCGGGTGCGCCGCCCCTGCCAACGCCGGCCCGGCCGGCGCCGACGCCGCGAATGACGCCGGCACCGAGGCATCCGGCTACCCGCTCACCCTCGACAACTGCGGCACCGAGGTCACGTTCGACGCCGCCCCCGAGCGCGTCGTCACCGTCAAGTCGTCGACGCTCGAGCTGATGCTCGCGCTCGGTCTCGAGGACAAGGTCGTCGGCACTGCGTTCGCGGATGGCCCCGTGCCCGACGAATACGCCGACGCCGCGGCGGGCCTCGATGTGCTGAGCGACAAGGTGCCCTCGCAGGAGGCGACGCTCGCGGTCGAGCCCGACCTCGTCTACGCCGGCTGGGAATCGAACCTCTCGGCCGAGGGTGCCGGCGAGCGCGACGCCCTCGCCGCGCTCGGCGTCGCGAGCTACGTCGCACCCGCCGCGTGCAAGGAGGAGGGCTACATGCCCGACCCGCTCACTTTCGACGAGGTGTTCCGCGAGTTCGAGGAGGCCGGCGCGATCTTCGGCGTTCCCGACCGCGCGACCGAGCTCGTGGACGCGCAGCGCACGGCGCTCGAGGCGATCTCGCCCTCCGACGCGGGGCTCACGGCGCTCTGGTACTCCTCGGGCGACGACCAGCCGTTCGTGGGCGCCGGCATCGGCGCACCCCAGATGATCATGGATGCCGCGGGGCTCGAGAACGTCGCGGCCGACGTGCACGACACCTGGACGGCGATGTCGTGGGAGGCCGTCGTCGAGGCGAATCCCGACGTGATCGTGCTCGTCGACGCACCGTGGAACACCGCCGACGCGAAGATCGCCGCGCTCGAGTCGAATCCCGCGACTGCCGCGCTGCCCGCCGTCCAGGCGAAGCGCTACGTCGTCGTCGACTTCCCGTCGACCGAGGCGGGCGTGCGCAACGTCGACGCCGTCGCCTCGATCGTCGACCAGCTGGGCTCGCTGGAGGGCTGA